In one Maniola jurtina chromosome 13, ilManJurt1.1, whole genome shotgun sequence genomic region, the following are encoded:
- the LOC123871038 gene encoding D-arabinitol dehydrogenase 1-like isoform X1, with the protein MKAVVFDGKSLTLKYDENYPMPVIQKDDDVIVKVEYSGVCGTDLHIIQGEFPASKERPLPLGHEFSGVIHQVGKASIFKVGQKVVVDPNRACNLCNFCRNGKYQYCLSAGINSTIGIWKDGGWAQYCRCPQDQVYVLPDGITTEQAGLCEPYSCVSHGYDRVIPLPIGSKILIVGAGIIGNLWITTLHLQGHKDVTVSEMNKSRLDIVKLMETGYRLVTPDVLAAEKQLYDVIIDCTGVGKVMEISFNYLQHGGKYVLFGCCPPTHQASLNPYQIYDKELTIIGVKINPFSFPKAIGLLNAMGDRYLNYEKLGVKTYPLSAYQDAIKALKAGTISKAIFKIV; encoded by the exons ATGAAAGCTGTAGTGTTCGATGGAAAGAGTCTTACCCTTAAATATGACGAGAACTACCCCATGCCTGTCATCCAGAAGGATGACGATGTGATCGTCAAAGTGGAGTACTCTGGCGTGTGTGGTACTGATCTGCATATTATACAG GGCGAGTTTCCAGCAAG taagGAACGTCCGCTGCCCCTTGGCCACGAGTTCAGTGGTGTCATCCATCAGGTGGGGAAGGCGTCCATCTTCAAAGTCGGACAAAAAGTCGTGGTCGATCCCAATCG TGCCTGCAACCTTTGCAATTTTTGCCGCAATGGAAAATACCAGTATTGCCTGTCTGCTGGTATAAACAGTACCATTGGAATATGGAAGGACGGCGGCTGGGCACAGTACTGCCGATGTCCTCAGGACCAGGTCTACGTGCTGCCTGATGGCATCACCACCGAACAAG CGGGTCTCTGCGAGCCATACTCCTGTGTATCTCACGGATACGACCGCGTCATACCGCTGCCCATCGGCAGTAAGATACTGATCGTCGGTGCTGGCATTATTG gtaactTATGGATAACAACACTACACCTTCAGGGTCATAAAGACGTTACAGTTTCTGAGATGAACAAATCCAGATTGGACATTGTCAAGTTGATGG agaCCGGGTACAGGCTGGTAACACCTGATGTTTTGGCCGCGGAGAAACAACTTTATGATGTCATTATTGATTGTACTG GCGTGGGCAAAGTGATGGAGATCAGTTTTAACTATCTCCAACACGGAGGCAAATACGTTCTATTCGGATGCTGCCCGCCTACACACCAAGCTTC ACTGAACCCATACCAAATCTATGACAAAGAGTTGACAATCATTGGTGTGAAGATAAATCCGTTCAGCTTCCCGAAGGCGATTGGACTTCTCAATGCTATGGGTGACAG ataCCTCAATTACGAAAAGCTAGGGGTTAAGACCTACCCGCTCTCGGCATACCAGGACGCGATCAAAGCTTTGAAGGCGGGGACCATCTCAAAAGCTATATTTAAAATTGTCTAA
- the LOC123871038 gene encoding D-arabinitol dehydrogenase 1-like isoform X5, whose protein sequence is MPVIQKDDDVIVKVEYAGVCGTDLHIIQGEFPASKERPLPLGHEFSGVIHQVGKASIFKVGQKVVVDPNRACNLCNFCRNGKYQYCLSAGINSTIGIWKDGGWAQYCRCPQDQVYVLPDGITTEQAGLCEPYSCVSHGYDRVIPLPIGSKILIVGAGIIGNLWITTLHLQGHKDVTVSEMNKSRLDIVKLMETGYRLVTPDVLAAEKQLYDVIIDCTGVGKVMEISFNYLQHGGKYVLFGCCPPTHQASLNPYQIYDKELTIIGVKINPFSFPKAIGLLNAMGDRYLNYEKLGVKTYPLSAYQDAIKALKAGTISKAIFKIV, encoded by the exons ATGCCTGTCATCCAGAAGGATGACGATGTGATCGTGAAAGTGGAGTACGCTGGCGTGTGTGGTACTGATCTGCATATTATACAG GGCGAGTTTCCAGCAAG taagGAACGTCCGCTGCCCCTTGGCCACGAGTTCAGTGGTGTCATCCATCAGGTGGGGAAGGCGTCCATCTTCAAAGTCGGACAAAAAGTCGTGGTCGATCCCAATCG TGCCTGCAACCTTTGCAATTTTTGCCGCAATGGAAAATACCAGTATTGCCTGTCTGCTGGTATAAACAGTACCATTGGAATATGGAAGGACGGCGGCTGGGCACAGTACTGCCGATGTCCTCAGGACCAGGTCTACGTGCTGCCTGATGGCATCACCACCGAACAAG CGGGTCTCTGCGAGCCATACTCCTGTGTATCTCACGGATACGACCGCGTCATACCGCTGCCCATCGGCAGTAAGATACTGATCGTCGGTGCTGGCATTATTG gtaactTATGGATAACAACACTACACCTTCAGGGTCATAAAGACGTTACAGTTTCTGAGATGAACAAATCCAGATTGGACATTGTCAAGTTGATGG agaCCGGGTACAGGCTGGTAACACCTGATGTTTTGGCCGCGGAGAAACAACTTTATGATGTCATTATTGATTGTACTG GCGTGGGCAAAGTGATGGAGATCAGTTTTAACTATCTCCAACACGGAGGCAAATACGTTCTATTCGGATGCTGCCCGCCTACACACCAAGCTTC ACTGAACCCATACCAAATCTATGACAAAGAGTTGACAATCATTGGTGTGAAGATAAATCCGTTCAGCTTCCCGAAGGCGATTGGACTTCTCAATGCTATGGGTGACAG ataCCTCAATTACGAAAAGCTAGGGGTTAAGACCTACCCGCTCTCGGCATACCAGGACGCGATCAAAGCTTTGAAGGCGGGGACCATCTCAAAAGCTATATTTAAAATTGTCTAA
- the LOC123871038 gene encoding D-arabinitol dehydrogenase 1-like isoform X3 — MTRISFEYDENYPMPIIQEDDDVIVKVEYSGVCGTDLHIIQGEFPASKERPLPLGHEFSGVIHQVGKASIFKVGQKVVVDPNRACNLCNFCRNGKYQYCLSAGINSTIGIWKDGGWAQYCRCPQDQVYVLPDGITTEQAGLCEPYSCVSHGYDRVIPLPIGSKILIVGAGIIGNLWITTLHLQGHKDVTVSEMNKSRLDIVKLMETGYRLVTPDVLAAEKQLYDVIIDCTGVGKVMEISFNYLQHGGKYVLFGCCPPTHQASLNPYQIYDKELTIIGVKINPFSFPKAIGLLNAMGDRYLNYEKLGVKTYPLSAYQDAIKALKAGTISKAIFKIV; from the exons ATGACACGCATTTCCTTTGAATATGACGAGAATTACCCCATGCCTATCATCCAGGAGGATGACGATGTGATCGTCAAAGTGGAGTACTCTGGCGTATGTGGTACTGATCTGCATATTATACAG GGCGAGTTTCCAGCAAG taagGAACGTCCGCTGCCCCTTGGCCACGAGTTCAGTGGTGTCATCCATCAGGTGGGGAAGGCGTCCATCTTCAAAGTCGGACAAAAAGTCGTGGTCGATCCCAATCG TGCCTGCAACCTTTGCAATTTTTGCCGCAATGGAAAATACCAGTATTGCCTGTCTGCTGGTATAAACAGTACCATTGGAATATGGAAGGACGGCGGCTGGGCACAGTACTGCCGATGTCCTCAGGACCAGGTCTACGTGCTGCCTGATGGCATCACCACCGAACAAG CGGGTCTCTGCGAGCCATACTCCTGTGTATCTCACGGATACGACCGCGTCATACCGCTGCCCATCGGCAGTAAGATACTGATCGTCGGTGCTGGCATTATTG gtaactTATGGATAACAACACTACACCTTCAGGGTCATAAAGACGTTACAGTTTCTGAGATGAACAAATCCAGATTGGACATTGTCAAGTTGATGG agaCCGGGTACAGGCTGGTAACACCTGATGTTTTGGCCGCGGAGAAACAACTTTATGATGTCATTATTGATTGTACTG GCGTGGGCAAAGTGATGGAGATCAGTTTTAACTATCTCCAACACGGAGGCAAATACGTTCTATTCGGATGCTGCCCGCCTACACACCAAGCTTC ACTGAACCCATACCAAATCTATGACAAAGAGTTGACAATCATTGGTGTGAAGATAAATCCGTTCAGCTTCCCGAAGGCGATTGGACTTCTCAATGCTATGGGTGACAG ataCCTCAATTACGAAAAGCTAGGGGTTAAGACCTACCCGCTCTCGGCATACCAGGACGCGATCAAAGCTTTGAAGGCGGGGACCATCTCAAAAGCTATATTTAAAATTGTCTAA
- the LOC123871038 gene encoding D-arabinitol dehydrogenase 1-like isoform X4, producing the protein MPVIQKDDDVIVKVEYAGVCGTDLHIIQGEFPASKERPLPLGHEFSGVIHQVGKASIFKVGQKVVVDPNRACNLCNFCRNGKYQYCLSAGINSTIGIWKDGGWAQYCRCPQDQVYVLPDGITTEQAGLCEPYSCVSHGYDRVIPLPIGSKILIVGAGIIGNLWITTLHLQGHKDVTVSEMNKSRLDIVKLMETGYRLVTPDVLAAEKQLYDVIIDCTGVGKVMEISFNYLQHGGKYVLFGCCPPTHQASLNPYQIYDKELTIIGVKINPFSFPKAIGLLNAMGDRYLNYEKLGVKTYPLSAYQDAIKALKAGTISKAIFKIV; encoded by the exons ATGCCTGTCATCCAGAAGGATGACGATGTGATCGTGAAAGTGGAGTACGCTGGCGTGTGTGGTACTGATCTGCATATTATACAG GGCGAGTTTCCAGCAAGtaa gGAACGTCCGCTGCCCCTTGGCCACGAGTTCAGTGGTGTCATCCATCAGGTGGGGAAGGCGTCCATCTTCAAAGTCGGACAAAAAGTCGTGGTCGATCCCAATCG TGCCTGCAACCTTTGCAATTTTTGCCGCAATGGAAAATACCAGTATTGCCTGTCTGCTGGTATAAACAGTACCATTGGAATATGGAAGGACGGCGGCTGGGCACAGTACTGCCGATGTCCTCAGGACCAGGTCTACGTGCTGCCTGATGGCATCACCACCGAACAAG CGGGTCTCTGCGAGCCATACTCCTGTGTATCTCACGGATACGACCGCGTCATACCGCTGCCCATCGGCAGTAAGATACTGATCGTCGGTGCTGGCATTATTG gtaactTATGGATAACAACACTACACCTTCAGGGTCATAAAGACGTTACAGTTTCTGAGATGAACAAATCCAGATTGGACATTGTCAAGTTGATGG agaCCGGGTACAGGCTGGTAACACCTGATGTTTTGGCCGCGGAGAAACAACTTTATGATGTCATTATTGATTGTACTG GCGTGGGCAAAGTGATGGAGATCAGTTTTAACTATCTCCAACACGGAGGCAAATACGTTCTATTCGGATGCTGCCCGCCTACACACCAAGCTTC ACTGAACCCATACCAAATCTATGACAAAGAGTTGACAATCATTGGTGTGAAGATAAATCCGTTCAGCTTCCCGAAGGCGATTGGACTTCTCAATGCTATGGGTGACAG ataCCTCAATTACGAAAAGCTAGGGGTTAAGACCTACCCGCTCTCGGCATACCAGGACGCGATCAAAGCTTTGAAGGCGGGGACCATCTCAAAAGCTATATTTAAAATTGTCTAA
- the LOC123871038 gene encoding D-arabinitol dehydrogenase 1-like isoform X2, producing MTRISFEYDENYPMPIIQEDDDVIVKVEYSGVCGTDLHIIQGEFPASKERPLPLGHEFSGVIHQVGKASIFKVGQKVVVDPNRACNLCNFCRNGKYQYCLSAGINSTIGIWKDGGWAQYCRCPQDQVYVLPDGITTEQAGLCEPYSCVSHGYDRVIPLPIGSKILIVGAGIIGNLWITTLHLQGHKDVTVSEMNKSRLDIVKLMETGYRLVTPDVLAAEKQLYDVIIDCTGVGKVMEISFNYLQHGGKYVLFGCCPPTHQASLNPYQIYDKELTIIGVKINPFSFPKAIGLLNAMGDRYLNYEKLGVKTYPLSAYQDAIKALKAGTISKAIFKIV from the exons ATGACACGCATTTCCTTTGAATATGACGAGAATTACCCCATGCCTATCATCCAGGAGGATGACGATGTGATCGTCAAAGTGGAGTACTCTGGCGTATGTGGTACTGATCTGCATATTATACAG GGCGAGTTTCCAGCAAGtaa gGAACGTCCGCTGCCCCTTGGCCACGAGTTCAGTGGTGTCATCCATCAGGTGGGGAAGGCGTCCATCTTCAAAGTCGGACAAAAAGTCGTGGTCGATCCCAATCG TGCCTGCAACCTTTGCAATTTTTGCCGCAATGGAAAATACCAGTATTGCCTGTCTGCTGGTATAAACAGTACCATTGGAATATGGAAGGACGGCGGCTGGGCACAGTACTGCCGATGTCCTCAGGACCAGGTCTACGTGCTGCCTGATGGCATCACCACCGAACAAG CGGGTCTCTGCGAGCCATACTCCTGTGTATCTCACGGATACGACCGCGTCATACCGCTGCCCATCGGCAGTAAGATACTGATCGTCGGTGCTGGCATTATTG gtaactTATGGATAACAACACTACACCTTCAGGGTCATAAAGACGTTACAGTTTCTGAGATGAACAAATCCAGATTGGACATTGTCAAGTTGATGG agaCCGGGTACAGGCTGGTAACACCTGATGTTTTGGCCGCGGAGAAACAACTTTATGATGTCATTATTGATTGTACTG GCGTGGGCAAAGTGATGGAGATCAGTTTTAACTATCTCCAACACGGAGGCAAATACGTTCTATTCGGATGCTGCCCGCCTACACACCAAGCTTC ACTGAACCCATACCAAATCTATGACAAAGAGTTGACAATCATTGGTGTGAAGATAAATCCGTTCAGCTTCCCGAAGGCGATTGGACTTCTCAATGCTATGGGTGACAG ataCCTCAATTACGAAAAGCTAGGGGTTAAGACCTACCCGCTCTCGGCATACCAGGACGCGATCAAAGCTTTGAAGGCGGGGACCATCTCAAAAGCTATATTTAAAATTGTCTAA